AAGCACGCCCAGTACAACTTCCCTGATGGTGCTCCTACTTGGGACCCAGTGGGGAGCTCAGGTATGGCTGGATCTGTTCGGTGGTGAGCGCGTGGTGCTCAATGCACCAAGCCAGAAGCCCAGTGTAATCTCGCTGGATGCGTGCCACCTCCGCAGCCAGTTCGGCATTCTCGGCCTTCAGGGCCTCAATGCGCTCAtgcagcacctctttctgttCTTCCAAGTGACCTCGCTGCACAACCCGGCGCGTCCTGCATTAAAAAAGGATGCACCAAGTTGGAATCCACAGACTGAAGCACTACCACCGTCCCACTACGTGAGTAAGCTCTAAGGCCACAATACCTTTTTACTGAGAAAATGCGTCAAGAAAAACTGTGCAAAAATGAATTTCCCTCAATTCCCTGTACGTCAAACACTTGTGGATTTTATGAGAAAAAATATCCGCAAACATcaaatttttattattacttttccCTCCTGTCTTAGTGGCTACGGTGTTCATTTGCTGAACCCAAGGGTATGGAATCAAATCCCAACCGTaagagctgcatttttttaggGTAAAACGCACCGTGCGCGGTTTGATGTCAGTGCAGACCAAAAGAACACCAGGTGCTGGAAAATAATCCAGAGCACACCTCTAGGGCATCTCACAATCACACGGCGTCGCGGTCACAATGTGGCAAGATTCTGCTGCGCACATGCTAGAGGAAGGAAGGTTTTGAGGACAGCAGCTGTTTTAAGGAGGCACACTGCTCTGGAAAGTCCTTGCATGTCTATGGGGACACAAAATGGGGCATGCTAAAGCAAGAAGGTTTTTCAAAAATTTGACAAACGTATGCTGGCATTCTACAGAATAATCCTGAGGAACAGAGCAGGGCATAGCAATGCTGGCTCAGGTTCACACTGGTCTAATTTGTACTGTTGCATTGCAGAGCTTCACAACAAGGTTACAAACAGAACTAGTTGTTGGTACACGCTAACAGATTCAACACACTTGTAATAATTGTGGGAAATGAAGACTGAAATGAAGGCATGGTGCTGCGTCGGTGTAGGTGTGTTTAGGTTGTAATCCCATGCATACAATGCTGATAAACAAGAGGATGCAAGGATGCATTCTTTACATCTCTTGCGTGCACCTTTCTTTGCTCTTAAGATCTCATGGCTCCTGTTTAAAAGCCTCAATGGTGGCAGTGCTATTGCCTAGAGTATGCAACACAACATGAAAGCAAAGGCGTCAGACCCTTACCTGCAGATGGCTGCATAGCCCCTGTTCTTGAGCATGCGCCGCAGGTGCTTGATGGCGCGGGTGTCCTGGCCATTGAGGCCCGCGGAACGCATGCGTGAGTTTAGCTGCCGCACGGACATATCCACGAGGTCGGACCTGGTCAGGCCCAAGGCGTGACATATCGCGAACGGATCGCCCGCATAGGCCTGGCCTCCTTCGCCGGTCTTCGATCGCCGATCGCCATCGGCACCTGCGAGGGCTTCCGCGACCACTTGGTCACCGCCTTGCGCCCCGGCATTAGTTGGCGCAGTGTCGTTCCTACTAGGCTCATCCTCGACGTGAATAGCTGCACAGTCCAATAACCCACCCAAGAAGTGTGCTTCAATACATCGCAGACTGTCTCCTGTTTTTTGTGTTTAATTTTCACCACGATTTCCTGAGCGAATCTTCTACTGTCGCCTGCGGAATATCATGCGCGTAAATCGTGTCGGAATGCTGTGGAATATCGCGtcgcatgcagaaaaaaataagaataaaaactAAACATTCGGCATCAGACATATTCTAGCAGCCGGACGGGACTGCAAATATTTTCACGAAGTCGTTACTTTAGCCGCGCGGCGGAAACATGCAGGGAAGGCGATTGCCAACGGTCATGTAAGCCTACTTGACATAATGGAGCATGCAAGCTGCACACCGAGTGACGTTAGCGTGGGAAATAAATGCGCCGACCTTTGTCATTACTCATGACGCAACGCTTGAGACGACAGGATGGAGTAGAAGACGCTTGCGGCAAGCCGCGAGGTGCCAGAAAGCGTGCGTTTCAAACTAGCCGTCGGGCACCGAAGGGGCACACGTCGGTACGCGCAGACACGTTACGCCACTTCCACAAGTCAAATTTCGTACGCTGGCCAGTAGTTTCGGTTTCGTATTTCACCTGCGCGGCAGCTGAAAGTATTTGAAAGTCTTGTTAGCATTACTGTTTAAAGGCTTAAGATTGTTGTAACTGCAAAACTCCTAAATTACTGGAAGTTTTTTTCGCGTCGTACACagtatttcttgttttctttagtAATCAAAGCCAAAATAATATAAAAAGGAAATGCAATGACTGCAATCGGCTGCTTGAGTCACGTGATAGCCAGAGAGCGCCCCATAGGCTGAggccgtcgccgccgcttccCGGGAGGGCTTTGAAAAGTTGAGAGCTATTATTTCTCCACAAATGTGGCAAAATAACCTTAAAGATTGTTGATCACAGCCTTACCTTTTTACCGCAGTTGCTGTCATTCATCCACTAATCCCTTCATCATTTGGTAAAAAATGGCTGTAGAAAGATCCTGATTTTCGCGCATGAGCCCAGCGACGTTGAGTGCAAAAGAGCCTCCcaatttactatttttttttgcaagaactgCTTCTATGTAAATATGCATGGTAaagtttaatttatttttattagtAGTAGGTACCTGAAGACAGAGTAGCTTTATAGTACAGAAACGGGCGTTGTATAATCGTGGTGATATCTAAAAAATGTCATCTAAAAAGTTTCGTATATCGCGTTTTCAGAACTTTATGAACAGACACGGCTATTACCAATGTCCAGTCACAAATGTCAGAATTCAACCAGGCGGCTAATTCAGAATATAACTATTGTAAATTACTTAACCCTTTGCTGCCCAAAATTTTACATGGTCCAGCAAGCGGATGAAATTTATAGAATATATTAGTGCATAAAGAAATACAAATATGTTCTAAATATTAGCTTAATTTGCAACTGAACAGTAAGGAGTTTCTCTTCGTTATCCTGAATCGCATGATTATAAGCACTGCTAGGCTGTGTAAATGCAATATCTAGCTGCTTTGCTCTCTTGTGAAGTGATCGAAATAAGATTTGTCGCTGTACAATGTCCTGCAGTCATGCGAGAAATCACTCATTGGTCACTTTTTCCGTCAACAAGCGACGGCTGGTCAATCGGCCTCACTGATCGGTGTGCGTTTTGAAGCGAagagcttcactgcgctaggtaaagcagtcttcgggtaggcagtaCGACtttgaatg
This portion of the Amblyomma americanum isolate KBUSLIRL-KWMA chromosome 10, ASM5285725v1, whole genome shotgun sequence genome encodes:
- the LOC144107458 gene encoding transcription factor Maf-like isoform X1, encoding MSNDKAIHVEDEPSRNDTAPTNAGAQGGDQVVAEALAGADGDRRSKTGEGGQAYAGDPFAICHALGLTRSDLVDMSVRQLNSRMRSAGLNGQDTRAIKHLRRMLKNRGYAAICRTRRVVQRGHLEEQKEVLHERIEALKAENAELAAEVARIQRDYTGLLAWCIEHHALTTEQIQPYLSSPLGPK
- the LOC144107458 gene encoding transcription factor MafK-like isoform X2 is translated as MSNDKALAGADGDRRSKTGEGGQAYAGDPFAICHALGLTRSDLVDMSVRQLNSRMRSAGLNGQDTRAIKHLRRMLKNRGYAAICRTRRVVQRGHLEEQKEVLHERIEALKAENAELAAEVARIQRDYTGLLAWCIEHHALTTEQIQPYLSSPLGPK
- the LOC144107458 gene encoding transcription factor MafK-like isoform X3, yielding MSNDKGADGDRRSKTGEGGQAYAGDPFAICHALGLTRSDLVDMSVRQLNSRMRSAGLNGQDTRAIKHLRRMLKNRGYAAICRTRRVVQRGHLEEQKEVLHERIEALKAENAELAAEVARIQRDYTGLLAWCIEHHALTTEQIQPYLSSPLGPK